A stretch of Tissierellales bacterium DNA encodes these proteins:
- the pth gene encoding aminoacyl-tRNA hydrolase translates to MYLYVVVGLGNPGKGYTNTRHNIGFDVLDYLASRNHIEVNKIKFDSLYGEGRINNEKVIFLKPQTYMNNSGIAVSSIYNFYKVPIENIIVIVDDIDIEFGTIRLKRKGSAGTHNGLKSIISQLKNNNFPRIKIGIGRPYEGQDLADYVLSKFSGKEKKDINKAVEEAALAVETIIIEDINKAMNEFN, encoded by the coding sequence ATGTATTTGTATGTAGTTGTTGGCTTAGGAAATCCTGGTAAAGGCTATACTAATACGAGACATAATATAGGATTTGATGTTTTAGATTACTTGGCATCTAGAAACCATATAGAAGTAAATAAGATAAAGTTTGACTCACTATATGGAGAAGGAAGAATTAATAATGAAAAAGTAATTTTTTTAAAACCTCAAACATATATGAATAATAGTGGTATAGCTGTATCAAGTATATATAATTTTTATAAAGTACCTATAGAAAACATTATTGTTATAGTAGATGATATTGATATTGAATTTGGGACTATTCGTTTAAAGAGAAAAGGAAGTGCAGGTACCCATAATGGGTTAAAATCAATAATTAGTCAACTGAAAAATAATAACTTCCCTAGAATAAAGATCGGAATAGGTCGGCCTTATGAAGGACAAGATTTAGCAGATTATGTTTTGAGTAAGTTTTCAGGTAAAGAAAAAAAGGATATAAATAAAGCAGTAGAAGAAGCAGCATTGGCCGTAGAAACCATAATAATAGAAGATATAAACAAAGCTATGAATGAATTTAATTGA